Proteins from a genomic interval of SAR202 cluster bacterium:
- a CDS encoding 2-dehydropantoate 2-reductase — MNITIIGAGGVGGYFGGILAKAGNNVTFIARGQHLDAIKRHGLRVKHHAGDFTVQVSATDNPVQATPSDLVLFTVKGYDTQSAVPVLKALVGKNTNVLTLQNGVESYQILGDAVGRARVLPGAAYIESRIDSPGVIQQTGPNCRIVFGEADGSRTPRAQSIHKAFLDAGIKCEISDDVMKVLWTKFVFIAPVAGLTTACRTRMLHLLDQPDYRDALVSAMREVEAVARAHNVRLDPDVVDKTMAYVTNAVKDLTASMHLDLDRGRRLELETLTGAVVRLGEAKGVPTPINKLLYLILKPHMNGKSGRT; from the coding sequence ATGAACATCACCATAATCGGCGCCGGCGGCGTCGGAGGCTACTTCGGCGGCATACTGGCCAAGGCCGGCAACAACGTCACCTTTATCGCCCGAGGCCAGCACCTCGACGCCATTAAGCGACACGGCCTCCGCGTCAAGCACCACGCCGGCGATTTCACCGTCCAGGTCTCCGCCACCGACAACCCCGTTCAGGCCACTCCCTCAGACCTCGTCCTCTTCACCGTCAAAGGCTACGACACCCAGAGTGCCGTTCCTGTTTTGAAGGCCCTGGTCGGCAAGAACACCAACGTCCTCACCCTCCAGAACGGCGTCGAAAGCTATCAAATCCTGGGCGACGCCGTCGGCAGAGCCCGAGTCCTCCCTGGCGCCGCCTATATCGAAAGCCGCATCGACTCCCCAGGCGTCATCCAGCAGACCGGCCCCAACTGCCGCATCGTCTTCGGCGAGGCCGACGGCTCCAGGACCCCTCGCGCTCAGTCCATCCACAAAGCCTTCCTCGACGCCGGTATCAAGTGTGAGATCTCCGACGACGTGATGAAAGTCCTCTGGACCAAGTTTGTCTTCATCGCCCCCGTGGCCGGCCTCACCACCGCCTGCCGCACCCGCATGCTCCACCTCCTTGACCAGCCCGATTACCGCGATGCCCTGGTATCCGCCATGCGTGAGGTCGAAGCCGTCGCCCGCGCCCACAACGTCCGCCTAGACCCCGACGTCGTCGATAAGACCATGGCTTACGTCACCAACGCCGTCAAAGACCTCACCGCCTCCATGCATCTGGACCTGGACCGCGGCCGACGCCTGGAACTGGAAACCCTCACCGGCGCCGTCGTGCGCCTGGGTGAGGCAAAAGGCGTCCCCACGCCCATAAATAAGCTGCTCTATCTAATTCTCAAGCCTCACATGAACGGCAAAAGCGGAAGGACATAG
- a CDS encoding thiamine pyrophosphate-binding protein yields the protein MAKLTGAHLLIRSLKQEGVKYVFTIVGDTILPLVDAAADEGIHFIDTRHEAAAVGMADAYARITGRPSVVMVTGGPGFSNAISGLPNVFTQETPVVVVAGCSELPEHGMYSFQEIPQVEMAKPVTKGSWMIHDKRRIADMTATAFRTAMAGRPGPVHLTIPANIQEETATEEEMPPYQPSQYRHQGRNPGDPQSVDKALDILSKARQPVIIAANASRYYVEPEALKGLVETSGVPIFTMEQARGLISDEHPLCFGYADGALNHTARLIREADAVMLLGKRLDNRVRYGRPPYINADAKVIQVDATPETLGFNRGADVAILGHIGAVVEQMGEGAKKRRWKDLGSWTTSLAKARKTYLDGLRGNASEEKPLHAMRVFMEVEPLIGEDDVVVFDGGDYVQWGRGYLKARRPGQWLRLGPLAHLGFGVPYALASKLARPKSNVWLFIGDGSVGFYTMEFDTAIRHNLPFTTVLGNDSVWGIDRNYQLAYYGRAVATDLRTIRYDKVVEAIGGHGEHVEEGVEVRPAVERAMRSGKPSLVDITIRSARSPLADAAVAGRMARRKAQG from the coding sequence ATGGCTAAGCTTACAGGGGCGCACCTGCTTATTCGGAGTTTGAAGCAGGAGGGCGTTAAGTATGTTTTTACGATTGTAGGAGATACTATCCTGCCGCTGGTGGACGCGGCGGCGGACGAAGGGATCCACTTCATCGACACGAGGCATGAGGCGGCGGCGGTAGGGATGGCGGACGCCTACGCTCGCATTACCGGCAGGCCGTCGGTGGTAATGGTGACGGGAGGGCCCGGGTTTTCGAACGCCATATCGGGACTGCCTAACGTGTTCACGCAAGAGACGCCGGTGGTGGTCGTCGCAGGGTGCAGCGAGCTGCCGGAACACGGGATGTATTCGTTTCAGGAGATACCGCAGGTGGAAATGGCCAAGCCGGTGACCAAGGGGTCGTGGATGATACACGACAAGCGGCGCATCGCCGATATGACGGCGACGGCTTTCAGGACGGCGATGGCGGGCCGGCCCGGGCCGGTGCATCTGACGATACCGGCCAACATACAGGAGGAGACGGCCACGGAGGAGGAGATGCCGCCGTACCAGCCGTCGCAGTACAGGCACCAGGGACGGAACCCCGGCGACCCGCAGTCGGTGGACAAGGCCCTGGACATACTGTCCAAGGCGAGGCAGCCGGTGATCATCGCGGCCAACGCATCGAGGTATTACGTGGAGCCGGAGGCATTGAAGGGTCTTGTGGAGACCAGCGGCGTGCCGATTTTCACCATGGAGCAGGCACGGGGACTGATATCAGACGAGCACCCGCTGTGCTTTGGGTACGCGGACGGGGCGCTGAACCACACGGCGCGGCTGATTCGAGAGGCGGACGCGGTGATGCTGCTGGGGAAGCGATTGGACAATCGGGTTAGATACGGCAGGCCACCGTACATAAACGCCGACGCCAAGGTTATACAGGTGGACGCGACGCCGGAGACGCTGGGGTTCAATCGTGGGGCGGACGTGGCGATACTGGGGCACATCGGCGCGGTGGTGGAGCAGATGGGCGAGGGGGCGAAGAAGCGGCGGTGGAAGGACCTGGGGTCGTGGACGACGTCGCTGGCGAAGGCGAGGAAGACGTATTTGGATGGGCTGCGTGGCAACGCATCGGAGGAGAAGCCGCTGCACGCCATGAGGGTGTTTATGGAAGTGGAGCCGTTGATAGGCGAGGACGACGTGGTGGTGTTCGATGGCGGGGACTATGTGCAGTGGGGCCGCGGATATTTGAAGGCGCGAAGGCCGGGGCAATGGCTAAGGCTGGGGCCGCTGGCGCACCTGGGATTCGGGGTGCCGTACGCGCTGGCGTCGAAGCTGGCGCGGCCTAAATCCAACGTGTGGCTGTTCATCGGCGACGGGTCGGTGGGGTTCTACACTATGGAGTTCGATACGGCAATTAGACATAACCTGCCGTTCACTACCGTGCTAGGGAATGACTCGGTGTGGGGCATCGACAGGAACTACCAGCTAGCGTATTACGGACGGGCGGTGGCGACGGACCTGCGGACTATTCGATACGACAAGGTGGTGGAGGCGATTGGAGGGCACGGGGAGCATGTGGAGGAGGGTGTCGAGGTGAGGCCGGCGGTGGAGCGGGCGATGAGGTCGGGGAAGCCGTCGCTGGTGGATATAACGATACGGTCGGCGAGGAGCCCGCTGGCGGACGCGGCGGTGGCGGGGCGGATGGCGAGGAGGAAAGCGCAAGGGTGA
- a CDS encoding Lrp/AsnC family transcriptional regulator: MSVRAYILIESRPGSNKFVLDQVRSLPGIKLADRVTGPYDVIAVLESESLAILSQITVSKIHTVEGVVRTLTCVATTPPV, translated from the coding sequence ATGAGTGTCCGTGCCTATATCCTCATCGAATCCCGACCCGGCAGCAACAAGTTTGTCTTAGACCAGGTCCGGTCCCTCCCCGGCATCAAGCTGGCTGACCGCGTCACCGGCCCCTACGACGTCATAGCCGTCCTCGAATCCGAAAGCCTGGCCATCCTGAGCCAAATAACCGTCAGCAAAATCCATACCGTCGAAGGCGTAGTCCGCACCCTCACCTGCGTCGCCACCACACCTCCAGTCTAG
- the argF gene encoding ornithine carbamoyltransferase: MIQTEGIQVKPRPRHFLSIRDLSPDEVMPLVIQAMDMKKSRRAARAKPLAGRSIALLFEKPSLRTRASFEVGIYELGGFSFYMGGAEVGLGAREPASDVARVLCRYVDGVVARVNSHKMLVEFCKHASAPVVNALSDWEHPCQTMADLQTILEAKGGLEGVTVAFIGDGNNVSRSLALGCASVGANFAIASPKGYEIDGQSLGLARERGARNGTSIKSVLEVEEAVTGADVVYTDVWTSMGQEAERKARLAAFKGYTVNDKVMKMANKGAIFMHDMPAHYGEEVAPGMLEHASSVVYEQAENRLHAQKAVLKFLMGTK, from the coding sequence ATGATTCAGACAGAGGGAATACAAGTGAAACCCCGGCCTAGACACTTTTTATCTATCCGCGACCTGTCGCCCGACGAAGTAATGCCATTGGTCATACAAGCGATGGATATGAAGAAGAGCCGCAGAGCCGCTCGGGCTAAACCCCTGGCTGGCCGTTCGATAGCGCTGCTGTTCGAAAAGCCGTCGCTGCGGACTCGCGCCAGCTTTGAGGTGGGGATATATGAGCTGGGCGGGTTCTCTTTCTACATGGGCGGAGCAGAGGTAGGCCTGGGGGCGCGGGAGCCGGCGTCGGACGTGGCGCGGGTGCTGTGCAGGTACGTGGACGGGGTGGTGGCGCGGGTGAACTCGCACAAGATGCTGGTCGAGTTCTGCAAGCATGCCAGCGCGCCGGTGGTGAACGCGCTTTCGGACTGGGAACACCCTTGTCAGACTATGGCGGACTTGCAGACTATCCTGGAAGCAAAAGGCGGCTTAGAAGGCGTTACAGTGGCGTTTATAGGGGATGGGAATAACGTGTCGAGGAGCCTGGCGCTGGGCTGCGCGTCGGTGGGGGCGAACTTCGCCATCGCGTCGCCCAAGGGGTATGAAATCGATGGACAGAGCCTGGGGCTGGCGCGGGAGCGCGGCGCTCGGAACGGGACATCGATAAAAAGCGTGCTGGAGGTGGAAGAGGCAGTGACAGGGGCGGACGTAGTGTATACGGACGTGTGGACCAGCATGGGGCAGGAGGCGGAGCGGAAGGCGCGGCTGGCGGCGTTTAAGGGTTACACGGTAAACGACAAGGTGATGAAGATGGCGAATAAGGGGGCTATTTTTATGCACGACATGCCGGCGCATTATGGGGAGGAGGTAGCGCCGGGGATGCTGGAGCATGCAAGCTCGGTGGTGTATGAGCAGGCAGAGAACCGACTGCACGCGCAGAAGGCGGTGCTGAAATTTTTGATGGGAACGAAGTGA
- a CDS encoding ribosome biogenesis GTPase Der: protein MERAVTSQSARSKGADGKPLVAIVGRPNVGKSSLFNRLVGRREAVVSEVPGTTRDRIIGDVEWDGRVFTLVDTGGLEGETGDPLKEKVRAQVEMAIEESDLVLFVVDAEEGLNPLDEEIAQWLRRLEKPLITIANKADNVQREATAAEFHRLGLGEPLLMSAYHNLGTQDLMEQILGLLPEWKGKVEETKGVPKLAIIGRTNVGKSMLMNAILGEERAIVSDVAGTTRDSLDTRFVYKDKPMVLIDTAGMRRRGQIRPGIEKYSVLRSVKAVERCDIALVVLDAMEIATEQDTHIFGMAMDAFKGIIVVVNKWDLAPQETGTEQEVAIQLIRRRFHFMPYAPIVFTSALESQGIQDILDLALEIYEERGREVPQNQLRRLMNDAWVSRPPSNVRGRRLELYQVRQVDTHPPTFVFNVNEPTIHFSYRRYLENKIRQTFGFRHTHLRLVFKRRSE from the coding sequence ATGGAACGCGCAGTGACTTCACAATCAGCACGCAGTAAAGGGGCGGACGGGAAGCCTTTGGTGGCGATTGTAGGCCGACCGAACGTGGGCAAGTCGTCGTTGTTTAACAGACTTGTCGGGAGACGGGAGGCGGTGGTGAGCGAGGTGCCGGGGACGACTCGAGACCGCATTATTGGGGACGTGGAATGGGACGGGAGGGTGTTCACGCTGGTGGACACGGGAGGACTGGAGGGAGAGACGGGGGACCCGCTGAAGGAGAAGGTGCGGGCGCAGGTGGAGATGGCGATTGAGGAGTCTGACCTAGTGCTGTTTGTGGTGGACGCAGAGGAAGGGCTGAATCCGCTGGATGAAGAGATAGCGCAGTGGCTGCGGCGGCTGGAGAAGCCGCTGATTACCATCGCCAACAAGGCGGACAACGTGCAGCGGGAGGCGACGGCGGCAGAGTTCCATCGGCTGGGGCTGGGCGAGCCGCTTCTGATGAGCGCGTACCATAACCTGGGTACGCAGGACCTGATGGAGCAGATATTAGGCCTGCTGCCTGAGTGGAAGGGGAAGGTGGAGGAGACGAAGGGGGTGCCGAAGCTGGCGATTATTGGGCGGACGAACGTTGGCAAGTCGATGCTAATGAACGCCATCCTGGGGGAAGAGCGAGCTATTGTCAGCGACGTGGCGGGGACGACCCGGGACAGCCTGGACACACGGTTCGTGTACAAGGACAAGCCGATGGTGCTTATAGACACGGCAGGGATGCGGCGTCGAGGTCAGATACGGCCAGGCATTGAGAAGTACAGCGTGCTGAGGAGCGTCAAGGCGGTGGAGCGGTGTGACATTGCGCTGGTGGTGCTGGACGCCATGGAGATAGCCACGGAGCAGGACACCCACATATTCGGGATGGCGATGGACGCGTTCAAGGGAATCATCGTAGTAGTAAACAAGTGGGATTTGGCGCCCCAGGAGACTGGAACGGAGCAGGAGGTCGCGATACAGTTAATTCGCCGCCGGTTCCACTTTATGCCGTACGCGCCGATTGTGTTCACATCGGCGCTGGAAAGCCAGGGGATACAGGACATACTGGACCTGGCGCTGGAAATATACGAAGAGCGAGGACGCGAGGTGCCGCAGAACCAACTTCGACGATTGATGAACGACGCCTGGGTATCGAGGCCGCCATCGAACGTTAGGGGACGGCGGCTAGAGCTTTACCAGGTGCGGCAGGTGGACACGCATCCACCGACGTTTGTGTTCAACGTCAATGAGCCGACGATACATTTCTCCTATCGAAGATACCTGGAGAACAAGATCCGTCAGACCTTTGGCTTCAGGCACACGCATCTGCGGCTGGTCTTCAAGAGGAGATCTGAGTAG
- the plsY gene encoding glycerol-3-phosphate 1-O-acyltransferase PlsY — MGIALALLALPPLLAAYLAVVLFALDTDKLYVQYMLVVPLVYLMASIPWGYLMLRLTQGVDIREYGSGRIGTTNVLRTAGGKAGAAVLMLDVSKGVLAILLAKAASDSAMVEVAAGLLALAGHNWSPFLGFKGGRGITPGVGGAVMVSPLATAIGLGVFAAVVGVGRYVSLGSIVGVATVAIAAVALTTVTDLSPLYLWYFIPGTALIIWQHRDNIERLLKGTERRIGQRAKKLPQAG, encoded by the coding sequence ATGGGAATCGCGCTGGCGCTGCTGGCCCTGCCACCTTTGCTTGCCGCATACCTAGCCGTAGTCTTGTTTGCTTTGGACACGGACAAGTTATACGTCCAGTACATGCTGGTGGTCCCGCTGGTGTACTTAATGGCGTCGATTCCGTGGGGGTATTTGATGCTGCGGCTCACCCAGGGGGTGGACATTCGAGAGTACGGCAGCGGCAGGATAGGCACCACCAACGTACTGCGTACTGCGGGTGGCAAGGCGGGGGCGGCGGTGCTGATGCTGGATGTTTCTAAGGGTGTCCTGGCGATACTGCTGGCAAAGGCGGCGTCGGATTCGGCGATGGTGGAGGTAGCGGCGGGGCTGCTGGCGCTGGCGGGACATAACTGGTCGCCATTTTTGGGGTTCAAGGGCGGACGGGGGATAACGCCCGGCGTGGGAGGAGCAGTGATGGTCAGCCCTCTAGCGACGGCGATTGGTCTGGGAGTCTTTGCCGCGGTGGTAGGAGTGGGACGCTATGTGTCTTTGGGTTCTATTGTAGGGGTAGCCACAGTGGCCATTGCAGCGGTGGCGCTAACGACTGTAACCGATCTATCTCCGCTTTATCTGTGGTATTTCATCCCAGGGACTGCGCTGATTATCTGGCAGCACAGAGATAACATAGAACGCTTGCTCAAAGGGACGGAGCGCCGCATAGGCCAGCGGGCGAAAAAGCTGCCGCAGGCCGGGTGA
- a CDS encoding NAD(P)-dependent glycerol-3-phosphate dehydrogenase — protein sequence MPRAAVVGTTTWGTTLAVHLSRNGVQTTLLARSSEEAADLEKRRENHRFLPGLRFPHTLQVASDADMALDRVDMAVLAVPSQRMRENLRWIGPYLSPSSIVLSAAKGLDMETGKRMSQVIEEELPATHRGRICALSGPNLAMEIVAGKPSSTVIASEDEGTANEAQSILLSPIFRVYTNDDVVGVELGGALKNIIALGCGISDGLGSGDNAKAAFMTRGLAEITRLGVAAGANPLTFAGLAGLGDLVATCSSALSRNRFVGVELAKGRSLTDILKGMKNVAEGVYTTSAALKMGRELGVELPIVEATSRVLFEGLPVGQAIMELMGRPPKAE from the coding sequence GTGCCGAGGGCAGCGGTAGTGGGGACGACGACCTGGGGAACGACGCTGGCAGTCCATTTGTCACGCAATGGCGTGCAGACAACGCTGCTGGCTAGAAGCTCAGAGGAAGCGGCGGATTTAGAGAAACGCAGGGAGAACCATCGTTTCCTGCCAGGATTACGCTTCCCTCATACGCTGCAGGTTGCCAGCGACGCGGACATGGCCCTGGACAGGGTGGACATGGCGGTGCTGGCGGTGCCGTCGCAGCGGATGAGGGAAAACCTGCGCTGGATAGGGCCATACCTATCGCCCAGCTCTATTGTCCTGAGCGCGGCGAAGGGCCTGGACATGGAGACGGGGAAACGAATGAGCCAGGTTATCGAGGAGGAGTTGCCGGCGACGCATCGAGGCAGGATATGCGCGCTGTCGGGACCGAACCTGGCGATGGAGATAGTGGCTGGCAAGCCGTCTTCCACGGTCATCGCCAGTGAGGACGAAGGGACGGCGAATGAGGCCCAGTCGATACTATTGTCACCGATTTTTCGAGTGTATACCAATGATGACGTGGTGGGCGTGGAATTGGGCGGGGCGCTGAAGAACATCATCGCGCTGGGATGCGGGATATCGGACGGGCTGGGGAGCGGGGACAACGCCAAGGCGGCGTTTATGACTCGAGGGCTGGCCGAGATAACCCGGCTGGGCGTGGCGGCGGGGGCGAACCCGCTGACGTTTGCCGGCCTGGCGGGTCTGGGGGACCTGGTGGCGACATGCTCCAGCGCATTGAGCCGCAACAGGTTTGTGGGCGTGGAGCTAGCCAAGGGGAGGTCTCTAACGGATATCTTGAAGGGGATGAAGAACGTTGCGGAGGGGGTTTACACAACGTCGGCGGCGCTGAAGATGGGGAGGGAATTGGGGGTGGAGCTGCCGATAGTGGAGGCTACCAGCCGGGTGCTTTTTGAGGGGCTGCCGGTGGGACAGGCGATTATGGAGTTGATGGGGAGGCCGCCGAAGGCGGAGTAA
- a CDS encoding 16S rRNA (uracil(1498)-N(3))-methyltransferase — MPRFLVDASAVQGERALLTGEVAHRISRVLRMSPGATADLLDGAGNVYSIVISSIDRDRVSCRVTSTTKDVGEPSVRITLCQGIMKSDKFDWVLQKGTEVGISEFVPMVSKRSVPKRSDAESPGKRARWAKIIAEAMEQSGRSRLPVLHPATTFDDACALATPNSLALIPWEEARGRGLKQVLTTPIPHRVLLYIGPEGGFDSSEVQHAQSLGIHPVSLGSRILRAETAGLVAASAILYHTSDLGG; from the coding sequence ATGCCCCGATTTCTTGTCGATGCCTCCGCTGTCCAGGGCGAACGGGCCCTTCTGACCGGCGAGGTAGCCCATCGCATATCCCGCGTCCTCCGCATGTCCCCCGGCGCCACCGCCGATCTGCTCGACGGCGCCGGTAATGTCTACTCCATCGTCATCTCCTCCATCGACCGCGATAGAGTCTCGTGCCGCGTGACCTCCACCACCAAAGACGTCGGCGAACCCTCGGTCCGCATTACCCTCTGCCAGGGCATCATGAAGAGCGATAAGTTCGACTGGGTCTTGCAGAAAGGGACTGAGGTCGGTATCAGCGAGTTCGTGCCCATGGTCTCCAAAAGATCTGTCCCCAAACGCTCCGACGCCGAAAGCCCTGGCAAACGCGCCCGCTGGGCCAAAATCATCGCCGAGGCGATGGAACAGTCCGGCCGGAGCCGCCTGCCCGTACTCCACCCCGCCACCACCTTCGATGATGCCTGCGCCCTCGCCACCCCCAACTCCCTGGCCCTCATCCCCTGGGAAGAAGCCCGAGGGCGCGGTTTGAAGCAAGTCCTGACCACTCCTATCCCGCATCGAGTCCTGCTATACATAGGTCCGGAAGGCGGCTTCGACTCCTCTGAAGTCCAACACGCCCAAAGCCTCGGCATCCACCCCGTCAGCCTAGGCAGCCGCATCCTCCGCGCCGAGACCGCCGGCCTCGTCGCCGCCTCCGCCATCCTCTACCACACCAGCGACCTGGGAGGTTGA
- the prmA gene encoding 50S ribosomal protein L11 methyltransferase produces MKWLEFTVKVPPELVEPVSQLFGRYGHGVAIEDSVPGQVSLRTYLTSTSTQRRARIDVGLKLIGSLLPIQGPFVVELDGENWAEAWKSHFSLLRVGRNLVIKPPWIPYTPQKSDHVIELDPGMAFGTGRHPTTRMCLEALEDFVKPGTHVLDVGTGSGILSIASARLGAERVVGLDVDPTALKVARKALRANSVQDKVALVYGSIPHPKIRPSSYHLLVTNISAKVVQDLAPHLHAALKPGGHIITAGFLDSQEAAVTDSFKALGLSLARRAVSADWVSLIFRNSA; encoded by the coding sequence ATGAAATGGCTAGAGTTTACTGTCAAGGTTCCCCCTGAGCTTGTAGAGCCTGTATCTCAACTCTTCGGGCGATACGGCCACGGCGTAGCCATCGAAGACTCGGTCCCCGGCCAGGTCTCTCTTCGTACCTACCTCACCTCCACCTCCACCCAGCGCCGCGCCCGCATCGACGTCGGCCTTAAACTCATCGGATCCCTCCTCCCTATCCAAGGCCCCTTCGTCGTCGAACTGGACGGCGAGAATTGGGCCGAGGCCTGGAAGTCCCACTTCTCCCTCCTTCGAGTCGGTCGTAACCTGGTCATTAAGCCCCCCTGGATTCCCTATACTCCCCAAAAATCCGACCATGTCATAGAACTCGATCCGGGTATGGCCTTCGGCACCGGCCGCCACCCCACCACCCGCATGTGCCTCGAGGCCTTGGAAGATTTCGTTAAACCGGGTACCCATGTCCTGGACGTGGGCACGGGTTCAGGAATCCTGTCCATCGCGTCTGCCAGGCTGGGCGCCGAGCGCGTGGTCGGCCTGGACGTAGACCCCACAGCCCTCAAAGTTGCTCGCAAGGCTTTACGCGCCAATTCTGTCCAGGACAAAGTTGCCCTGGTCTATGGTTCCATCCCCCACCCTAAAATTCGTCCCTCTTCCTATCACCTGCTGGTAACCAACATAAGCGCCAAAGTAGTGCAAGACCTGGCGCCTCATCTCCACGCCGCCCTCAAGCCGGGCGGCCACATCATTACCGCCGGCTTCCTCGACTCCCAGGAGGCCGCCGTCACCGATAGCTTCAAAGCCCTTGGCCTCTCCCTAGCCCGCCGCGCCGTCTCCGCCGATTGGGTCTCCCTCATCTTCAGGAACAGCGCCTGA
- the dnaJ gene encoding molecular chaperone DnaJ — MAKRDYYEILGVSRDASEEEIRKAFRKKALDSHPDRNKSPDASEKFKEVNEAYQVLSDTDRRSRYDRLGHAGVASDPGFTRDFEGFDVFGGLGDIFDTFFGGASQSQNAPRRGDDVHLQLTLDLEEAYLGVEKKVKVERTQRCRACSGSGSEPGATPVRCADCQGYGQLKRAQRSLFGQFVQIVPCSSCRGRGSIIQKPCVNCRAVGLERVKADINVKVPSGIDNGMQVRLTSEGHAGVNGGPPGSLYINVSVKPHSVFHRDGVNLLVDMPINFLQAALGADLKVPTMNGAEELKIPPGTQPDAVFRLKGKGMPHVRDHSKGDLLVQVKLAVPTGLDPEQKEGLENLAKIMGWTNNGQPGKDKGIFNKIKDAIAGS; from the coding sequence TTGGCTAAGCGTGACTATTACGAGATCCTGGGCGTGTCCCGGGACGCCTCAGAAGAAGAAATACGGAAAGCCTTCCGCAAGAAGGCCCTGGACTCCCACCCGGACCGCAACAAAAGCCCTGACGCCTCCGAGAAGTTCAAAGAGGTCAACGAGGCCTACCAGGTCCTCAGCGACACAGACCGCCGCTCCCGCTACGACCGCCTCGGCCATGCCGGCGTCGCCTCCGATCCCGGATTCACCCGCGACTTCGAGGGCTTCGACGTCTTCGGCGGCCTCGGCGATATCTTCGATACCTTCTTTGGCGGCGCCTCCCAGTCCCAAAACGCCCCCCGCCGCGGCGACGACGTCCACCTTCAACTCACCCTTGACCTCGAGGAAGCCTACCTAGGCGTCGAGAAGAAGGTAAAAGTCGAGCGCACTCAGCGGTGCCGCGCGTGTTCGGGCAGCGGCTCAGAGCCTGGCGCCACTCCCGTCCGTTGCGCCGACTGCCAGGGTTACGGTCAGCTAAAACGCGCCCAACGCAGCCTCTTCGGTCAGTTTGTTCAGATCGTGCCCTGCTCCTCATGCCGTGGCCGCGGCTCTATCATCCAGAAGCCCTGTGTTAACTGCCGCGCCGTTGGGCTGGAGCGGGTCAAAGCCGACATTAACGTCAAAGTTCCCTCAGGCATAGACAACGGTATGCAGGTCCGGCTCACCAGCGAAGGCCATGCCGGCGTCAACGGTGGCCCCCCAGGCAGCCTCTATATCAACGTCTCTGTGAAGCCCCACTCCGTTTTCCATCGCGATGGCGTTAACCTCCTTGTGGACATGCCCATCAACTTCCTCCAGGCCGCCCTCGGCGCGGATCTCAAGGTCCCCACCATGAACGGCGCCGAAGAACTCAAAATCCCTCCTGGCACTCAACCCGACGCGGTCTTCCGACTCAAAGGCAAAGGCATGCCCCATGTTCGGGACCATTCCAAAGGCGATCTGCTGGTCCAGGTCAAGCTGGCCGTCCCCACCGGCCTGGACCCGGAGCAGAAAGAAGGCCTCGAAAATCTGGCCAAAATCATGGGCTGGACCAACAACGGCCAGCCTGGCAAAGACAAAGGCATCTTTAACAAAATTAAAGACGCCATTGCCGGTTCCTAG
- the hrcA gene encoding heat-inducible transcription repressor HrcA, producing the protein MFNQRSGAVLKTLVQEYITTATPVPSENIARRAPIKVSSATVRNKMAELEEAGYILRPHISAGGVPSHKGYRFYVESLDDDLELPVASQHEVMGRFRRGLRDLEEWVEQAASVLAELSGNMAVVTYPRAASPRIKAIQVVQLQDLLALLIVVLNEARLKKNLIPLDGPVGQNDFTSVSNKLNSVYAGLTYNQMLNKTVELTPFESLVREETLRLLKEDDEKRAAEHSVDGLRLLLSQPEFAEPGKAKEVAGLLEDGLLVKSFMAKAAEQQKVSVHIGEENAEGPLKSFSVIICQYGIPDEASGVVGVVGPTRLAYSNVISGVKFLSGFMDEMMSSVHPGH; encoded by the coding sequence ATGTTCAACCAGCGTTCTGGCGCCGTCCTCAAGACTCTAGTCCAAGAGTACATCACTACCGCCACGCCCGTTCCCTCTGAGAACATCGCCCGCCGCGCCCCCATCAAAGTCAGTTCCGCCACCGTCCGCAACAAAATGGCGGAGCTGGAGGAAGCCGGCTACATCCTCCGTCCCCACATCTCCGCCGGCGGCGTCCCATCCCACAAAGGCTACCGCTTCTACGTCGAATCTTTGGATGACGACCTGGAACTCCCCGTCGCCTCCCAGCACGAAGTCATGGGCCGCTTCAGGCGCGGCCTCCGCGACCTCGAGGAGTGGGTCGAGCAGGCCGCATCCGTCCTCGCCGAGCTCTCCGGCAACATGGCCGTCGTCACCTACCCCAGGGCAGCCTCCCCGCGCATTAAAGCCATCCAGGTCGTCCAGCTTCAAGACCTCCTGGCCCTCCTCATCGTGGTCCTCAACGAGGCCCGTCTGAAAAAGAACCTCATCCCCCTGGACGGCCCCGTCGGCCAAAATGACTTTACCAGCGTCTCCAACAAGCTCAACAGCGTCTACGCCGGCCTCACCTACAACCAGATGCTCAACAAGACCGTCGAGTTGACCCCCTTCGAAAGCCTGGTCCGAGAAGAGACCCTCCGTCTCCTCAAAGAGGACGATGAAAAACGCGCCGCCGAGCATAGCGTCGACGGCCTTCGTCTCCTCCTCTCCCAGCCCGAGTTCGCCGAGCCTGGCAAGGCCAAAGAGGTCGCTGGCCTTCTGGAGGACGGCCTCCTGGTCAAAAGCTTCATGGCAAAAGCGGCTGAGCAGCAAAAAGTCTCCGTTCATATCGGCGAGGAAAACGCGGAAGGCCCCCTCAAGTCCTTCAGCGTCATCATCTGCCAGTACGGCATCCCTGACGAAGCCTCCGGCGTCGTCGGCGTCGTCGGTCCCACCAGACTTGCCTACTCTAATGTCATCAGCGGCGTGAAGTTCCTCTCCGGCTTCATGGATGAGATGATGTCCTCCGTCCACCCCGGCCACTAA